A region from the Candidatus Eremiobacterota bacterium genome encodes:
- a CDS encoding DUF58 domain-containing protein, with translation MERASRIDLTLAPPAGLAAFALSFVVLALAGTAHPALRALVVFAGAFPLLWVALATTISYAAARALRAAGAELPAHTRALSTFRLGFTLANVGRLFPAIGVLTKARISAAGVALDVGPWAEIPMLGVGRATTTHWQVMAKQRGTLLVGPFRAAVELPGSAIRATALFDRVYAVNVLPAVYQLHPFVEALLAGRHVAGARFQMLPAAIEEYVGSREYRPGDSPKTIHRVLSLRAPDPNQFFVREFRDPSRDDLSVVLDTAPPLDGNEELHRYRFEKAIAFVSALCRAFAARRLTVRFVCQRGKHDLLSLRVRPLDADLDRLDRELAHVGLRGDRATVVRALLGEVRRHGAAVIFVSLRSREALEQQRLSMVTLTPDHVPVFTREVVGA, from the coding sequence ATGGAGCGCGCGTCCCGCATCGACTTGACGCTCGCGCCGCCGGCCGGTCTGGCCGCGTTCGCGCTGTCGTTCGTCGTGCTCGCGCTCGCCGGAACGGCGCACCCCGCGCTGCGCGCGCTGGTCGTGTTCGCCGGCGCGTTTCCGCTGCTGTGGGTCGCGCTGGCGACGACGATTTCGTATGCCGCGGCGCGCGCGCTGCGCGCCGCCGGCGCCGAGCTGCCGGCGCACACCCGCGCGCTGAGCACGTTTCGCTTGGGCTTCACGCTCGCCAACGTCGGGCGTCTGTTTCCGGCGATCGGCGTCCTGACGAAGGCGCGCATCTCGGCCGCCGGCGTCGCGCTCGACGTCGGCCCGTGGGCGGAGATTCCGATGCTCGGGGTCGGCCGCGCCACGACGACCCACTGGCAGGTGATGGCGAAGCAGCGCGGGACGCTGCTCGTCGGACCGTTCCGCGCCGCCGTCGAGCTTCCGGGCAGCGCGATACGCGCGACCGCGCTCTTCGACCGAGTCTACGCCGTCAACGTCCTGCCGGCGGTCTATCAGCTGCACCCGTTCGTCGAAGCGCTGCTCGCCGGGCGGCACGTCGCCGGCGCGCGCTTTCAGATGCTGCCGGCGGCGATCGAGGAGTACGTCGGCTCGCGCGAATACCGGCCCGGCGACTCGCCGAAGACGATCCATCGCGTGCTCTCGCTGCGCGCGCCCGATCCGAACCAGTTCTTCGTGCGCGAGTTCAGAGATCCGAGCCGCGACGATCTGAGCGTCGTGCTCGACACCGCGCCGCCGCTCGACGGCAACGAAGAGCTGCACCGCTACCGCTTCGAGAAAGCGATCGCGTTCGTCTCGGCGCTGTGCCGCGCGTTCGCGGCGCGGCGCCTGACCGTGCGGTTCGTCTGCCAGCGCGGAAAGCACGATCTCTTGTCGCTCCGGGTGCGGCCGCTCGACGCCGATCTCGATCGTCTCGACCGCGAGCTGGCGCACGTCGGATTGCGCGGAGACCGCGCGACGGTCGTGCGCGCACTGCTCGGCGAAGTCCGCCGCCACGGCGCGGCCGTCATCTTCGTGAGCCTGCGCTCGCGCGAAGCGCTGGAGCAGCAGCGGCTTTCGATGGTGACGCTGACGCCCGACCACGTCCCGGTCTTCACCCGCGAGGTCGTCGGAGCGTGA
- a CDS encoding formate/nitrite transporter family protein: protein MRETLTADPLSSPVPASPSDHGTYHGTPVLDYVRPPQLVDTMIETGAAKGNLAAGQILLRGALGGAFLAYGTAMAFFGTSQGMIPILAALLFPTGFVIINLLQLDLATGYFCYVPLAFLEGRTTFAKMMRAISLVYVANLIGSLIVAWLLWAALTTVGNTPDTTIGPPNPTTGAPGAPGISGVMIKTALAKTVHYEPFGLSGQFTAFVKGILCNWFVTLGVILPMTTRSVIGKAIATFIPIYMFFSMGWEHLVVNMFVMPSAMLYGAHITLTDWWLWNELPVTIGNFVGGFLLTGAAVGWAYRTRRAAA from the coding sequence TTGAGAGAAACGCTGACCGCCGACCCACTCAGCAGTCCGGTTCCCGCATCCCCGTCGGACCACGGCACGTATCACGGCACGCCGGTCCTGGACTACGTCCGTCCGCCCCAGCTCGTCGACACGATGATCGAGACCGGCGCCGCGAAAGGCAATCTTGCCGCCGGGCAAATTCTGCTCCGCGGCGCGCTCGGCGGGGCGTTCCTCGCCTACGGCACGGCGATGGCGTTCTTCGGGACGTCGCAGGGGATGATCCCGATCCTCGCCGCGCTGCTCTTCCCGACCGGATTCGTCATCATCAACCTGCTCCAGCTCGATCTTGCGACGGGCTACTTCTGCTACGTGCCGCTGGCGTTTCTCGAAGGCCGCACGACGTTCGCGAAGATGATGCGAGCGATCTCGCTGGTGTACGTGGCGAACTTGATCGGGAGCTTGATCGTCGCCTGGCTGTTGTGGGCGGCGCTCACGACGGTCGGCAACACGCCTGATACGACGATCGGCCCGCCCAACCCGACGACGGGCGCACCGGGTGCGCCGGGCATCTCCGGCGTGATGATCAAAACCGCCTTGGCGAAGACGGTGCACTACGAGCCGTTCGGCCTGAGCGGCCAGTTCACGGCGTTCGTGAAGGGCATTCTCTGCAACTGGTTCGTGACGCTCGGCGTGATCCTGCCGATGACGACCCGCTCGGTGATCGGCAAAGCGATCGCGACGTTCATCCCGATCTACATGTTCTTCTCGATGGGCTGGGAGCACTTGGTCGTCAACATGTTCGTCATGCCGTCCGCGATGCTCTACGGAGCCCACATCACGCTGACCGATTGGTGGCTGTGGAACGAGCTGCCGGTGACGATCGGCAACTTCGTCGGCGGCTTCCTGTTGACGGGTGCCGCGGTCGGCTGGGCGTACCGGACTCGGCGCGCCGCCGCGTAG
- a CDS encoding DUF2321 domain-containing protein — protein sequence MGPDEPIELPGLSAQRRGPSAAVCASGHVLAWFVEGPIEETYCPKCGDPILFACEACGRPLPPDAEMLQWVPYHGNCIYCGQPYPWRAAEIERAKRSLAEYAETEHWSEPVQARANELLADVAADRIAPSAVVAGVKWLEQHAGEHAPATILDAIERLGSATLKQALRPSFPGIF from the coding sequence ATGGGCCCGGACGAACCGATCGAGCTGCCGGGGCTGTCGGCACAGCGCAGGGGTCCGAGCGCGGCGGTCTGCGCGAGCGGACACGTCCTTGCGTGGTTCGTCGAAGGCCCGATCGAAGAGACCTATTGCCCGAAGTGCGGCGATCCGATCCTGTTCGCGTGCGAGGCGTGCGGGCGGCCGTTGCCTCCCGACGCCGAGATGCTCCAGTGGGTGCCGTATCACGGAAACTGCATCTACTGCGGCCAGCCGTATCCGTGGCGAGCGGCGGAGATCGAGCGCGCGAAACGCTCGCTGGCGGAATACGCGGAGACCGAGCACTGGAGCGAGCCGGTGCAGGCCCGCGCGAACGAGCTGCTCGCCGACGTCGCGGCGGACCGGATCGCGCCCTCGGCCGTCGTCGCCGGGGTGAAGTGGCTCGAGCAGCACGCCGGCGAACATGCGCCGGCGACGATCCTCGACGCGATCGAACGGCTCGGAAGCGCGACGCTCAAACAAGCGCTGCGGCCGAGCTTTCCGGGGATTTTCTAA
- a CDS encoding pyridoxamine 5'-phosphate oxidase family protein, whose protein sequence is MEGEDRRGAAARLIAAQSWLALATIDESGVPVLSYVPFAPAGGAFGIVVSRLAAHAANLAARRPASVLLVEDEAERRDAYTRTRLSVAVSVWPHAAESAPAEAIWSALEQRQGGTVRVLRRLPDFQAVSLAPLSGRLVLGFASAHDLGGAAIVELLRAGAG, encoded by the coding sequence ATGGAGGGAGAAGATCGCCGGGGCGCCGCGGCTCGGCTGATCGCGGCGCAGTCGTGGCTCGCGCTGGCGACCATCGACGAGAGCGGCGTCCCAGTGCTGAGCTACGTGCCGTTCGCGCCCGCCGGCGGCGCGTTCGGCATCGTCGTGAGCCGGCTGGCCGCGCACGCCGCGAACCTGGCGGCGCGGCGGCCCGCGTCCGTGCTGCTCGTCGAGGACGAGGCGGAACGGCGCGACGCGTACACGCGAACGCGCTTGTCGGTTGCGGTGTCGGTGTGGCCGCACGCGGCCGAGTCGGCGCCGGCCGAAGCGATCTGGTCGGCGCTCGAGCAGCGCCAGGGCGGAACGGTGCGCGTGTTACGAAGGCTGCCGGATTTTCAAGCGGTTTCGCTGGCGCCGCTGAGCGGCCGCCTCGTGCTGGGCTTCGCCTCCGCGCACGATCTGGGCGGTGCGGCGATCGTCGAGCTGCTTCGCGCGGGCGCCGGCTAG
- a CDS encoding SCO family protein, producing MSRPAFAAVVLALAAALALPFPACASGTAQLHGVVLAVTPKTGEAIVRHDAFGAMPAMTMPFRIVPKERAAQLQPGAVIDADVDTRTEPWTLRNVRSGAAQALTENAGARHVKQLHVGELVPDTPFVDQNGKPFRFSQLRGQAVVLSFIYTRCQDARMCPLISAKFRQLQQQRGGRSLHLVEVTLDPAYDRPPVLARYARTFGADPKRWSLVVGDAEPTLDFAAGFGVAAFPDPNGGLIHAENTVIVDRDGRIAEMFPDPSWLPAQILAQVDANGRAVNPVARLNLWLSSRAVALFGDGVAGFSGLTDLAVLLLVFGAFAYLVYRFARKIFAHGV from the coding sequence GTGAGCCGGCCGGCCTTCGCCGCCGTGGTGCTCGCACTCGCAGCAGCCCTCGCGCTGCCGTTCCCGGCCTGCGCGAGCGGCACGGCACAGTTGCACGGCGTCGTCCTGGCGGTGACGCCCAAGACCGGCGAAGCGATCGTGCGCCACGACGCGTTCGGCGCGATGCCGGCGATGACGATGCCGTTTCGCATTGTGCCGAAGGAACGTGCGGCGCAGCTTCAGCCCGGCGCGGTGATCGACGCCGACGTCGACACGCGCACGGAACCCTGGACGCTGCGCAACGTGCGCAGCGGCGCCGCGCAAGCGCTCACCGAGAACGCCGGCGCGCGTCATGTGAAGCAGCTGCACGTCGGCGAGCTCGTGCCCGACACGCCGTTCGTCGATCAGAACGGCAAGCCGTTCCGGTTCTCGCAGCTGCGCGGCCAGGCGGTCGTGCTGTCGTTCATCTACACGCGCTGCCAAGACGCGCGCATGTGCCCGCTGATCAGCGCGAAGTTCCGCCAGCTCCAGCAGCAGCGCGGCGGGCGCAGCCTGCACCTCGTCGAGGTGACGCTCGATCCCGCCTACGACCGCCCGCCGGTGCTCGCGCGCTACGCGCGGACGTTCGGCGCCGATCCGAAGCGCTGGAGCCTCGTCGTCGGCGACGCCGAACCGACGCTCGACTTCGCCGCGGGTTTCGGCGTCGCAGCGTTCCCCGATCCGAACGGCGGGCTGATCCACGCCGAGAACACGGTGATCGTCGACCGCGACGGCCGCATCGCCGAGATGTTCCCCGACCCGTCCTGGCTGCCCGCGCAGATCCTGGCGCAGGTCGACGCGAACGGTCGCGCCGTCAACCCGGTCGCGCGGCTGAACCTCTGGCTCTCGTCGCGGGCCGTCGCATTGTTCGGCGACGGCGTCGCGGGGTTCAGCGGGCTGACCGATCTCGCCGTGCTGCTGCTGGTGTTCGGCGCGTTCGCATACCTCGTCTACCGGTTCGCGCGGAAGATCTTCGCTCACGGGGTCTAG
- a CDS encoding MoxR family ATPase, protein MTRDATFEAAHADVEGLIANIERVIVGKREVVRLVVAALLSRGHVLLEDRPGVAKTMLARTLARSISCDFKRIQCTPDLLPVDVTGYVDPRKERFVPGAVFANIVLADELNRAMPRTQSALLEAMGETQVTVDGRTYPLPDPFMVIATQNPIEHSGVNDLPEAQLDRFQLLLSPGYPSESEEVEILGDRMADDPLNRVGAVLSVERVRSLIALVAHVVVDERLLRYIAAAVRQSRVAEELALGASPRAALQLMQLARAYALVQGREYVVPDDVKALFVHTLPHRVIPKMMPESVMSMTEWKTQIVKRLVELIPAPR, encoded by the coding sequence GTGACGCGCGACGCCACCTTCGAAGCGGCCCACGCCGACGTCGAAGGGCTCATCGCCAACATCGAACGCGTCATCGTCGGAAAGCGCGAGGTCGTGCGGCTCGTCGTCGCGGCGCTGCTCTCGCGCGGTCACGTGCTGCTCGAAGACCGGCCGGGCGTCGCGAAGACGATGCTCGCGCGCACGCTGGCCCGCTCGATCTCGTGCGACTTCAAGCGCATCCAGTGCACGCCCGATCTGCTGCCGGTCGACGTCACCGGCTACGTCGACCCGCGCAAGGAGCGCTTCGTCCCGGGCGCGGTGTTCGCGAACATCGTGCTCGCGGACGAGCTCAACCGCGCGATGCCGCGCACGCAGAGCGCGCTGCTGGAAGCGATGGGCGAGACGCAGGTCACCGTCGACGGCCGCACCTACCCGCTCCCCGATCCGTTCATGGTGATCGCGACGCAGAACCCGATCGAGCACTCCGGCGTGAACGATCTGCCCGAAGCGCAGCTCGACCGCTTCCAGCTCCTGCTCTCGCCCGGCTATCCGAGCGAGAGCGAAGAGGTCGAGATCCTCGGCGACCGGATGGCCGACGATCCGCTGAACCGCGTCGGCGCAGTGCTCTCCGTCGAGCGCGTGCGTTCGCTGATCGCGCTCGTCGCGCACGTCGTCGTCGACGAGCGGCTGCTGCGCTACATCGCGGCGGCGGTGCGGCAAAGCCGCGTGGCGGAGGAGCTCGCGCTCGGCGCGAGCCCGCGCGCGGCGCTGCAGCTGATGCAGCTCGCCCGCGCGTACGCGCTCGTGCAAGGGCGCGAATACGTCGTCCCCGACGACGTCAAGGCGCTGTTCGTGCACACGCTGCCGCACCGCGTGATCCCGAAGATGATGCCGGAATCGGTCATGAGCATGACCGAGTGGAAGACGCAGATCGTGAAGCGGCTCGTCGAGCTGATCCCGGCTCCCCGCTGA
- a CDS encoding DUF59 domain-containing protein, with protein sequence MPTQDEVREALRDVQDPELMMSMVDLGLIYGIDVAGEQDEDVKVTMTFTSPMCPVGPEFKKSVEDKVSSLEGVKSVAVEITFTPPWDPRIHASEDAKFDLGIWF encoded by the coding sequence ATGCCCACCCAAGACGAAGTTCGCGAAGCGCTGCGCGACGTGCAGGACCCCGAGCTCATGATGAGCATGGTCGACCTCGGGCTTATCTACGGCATCGACGTCGCGGGCGAACAAGACGAAGACGTGAAGGTCACCATGACCTTCACCTCGCCGATGTGTCCGGTCGGTCCCGAGTTCAAGAAGTCGGTCGAGGACAAAGTCAGCTCGCTGGAGGGCGTCAAGTCGGTCGCGGTCGAGATCACCTTCACGCCGCCGTGGGATCCGCGCATCCATGCCAGCGAGGACGCGAAATTCGACCTCGGAATCTGGTTCTAG
- a CDS encoding DUF692 family protein — protein sequence MVSTKGSTSTAVGVAYSPYTRTLLATAPGLVDFVEIAFEQLAGTPDVAQHCRETPLVLHCASLSLAGNVPPAAETVEQLERWITETKTPWLGEHLAYVRADGVLREYAEHPAFTAGSAPAAPFNVGYTVSPQLSAAVIDRVAAALGAWTRRFGLPVLLENGPIYFTMPGSTMSQFAFLCELCARSDDVLLLLDLAHLWATCRNTGADPFEALDALPLERVVEVHLSGAREQSGVAWDDHVEPAPPVVFELLERLLARTMPRAVTIEYNWDAGFPLEIVEGDVGRARSLIAAAAHRREPTWTPTALTLS from the coding sequence GTGGTTTCGACCAAAGGATCGACTAGCACCGCGGTCGGGGTCGCCTACAGCCCGTACACCCGAACGCTGCTCGCAACAGCGCCGGGACTGGTCGACTTCGTCGAGATCGCGTTCGAGCAGCTCGCCGGCACGCCGGACGTGGCGCAGCACTGCCGGGAGACGCCGCTCGTTCTGCACTGCGCGAGCTTGTCGCTGGCCGGGAACGTTCCGCCCGCGGCGGAGACCGTCGAGCAGCTCGAGCGCTGGATCACCGAGACGAAGACGCCGTGGCTCGGCGAGCACCTCGCGTACGTGCGCGCCGACGGCGTGTTGCGCGAATACGCAGAGCACCCCGCGTTCACCGCGGGAAGCGCTCCCGCCGCGCCGTTCAACGTCGGCTACACGGTCAGCCCGCAGCTCAGCGCCGCGGTGATCGACCGCGTCGCCGCCGCGCTCGGCGCGTGGACGCGGCGCTTCGGGCTCCCGGTGCTGCTCGAGAACGGACCGATCTACTTCACGATGCCCGGCAGCACGATGTCGCAGTTCGCGTTCCTGTGCGAGCTGTGCGCGCGCTCGGACGACGTGCTGCTGCTGCTCGACCTCGCGCACCTGTGGGCGACCTGCCGCAACACCGGCGCCGACCCGTTCGAAGCGCTCGACGCGCTGCCGCTCGAGCGCGTGGTGGAAGTTCACCTGTCGGGCGCGCGCGAGCAGTCGGGGGTCGCGTGGGACGATCACGTCGAGCCGGCGCCGCCGGTCGTGTTCGAGCTGCTCGAGCGTTTACTCGCGCGCACGATGCCGCGCGCGGTGACGATCGAGTACAACTGGGACGCCGGCTTCCCGCTCGAGATCGTCGAGGGCGACGTTGGCCGCGCGCGCAGCCTCATCGCCGCAGCCGCGCACCGGCGTGAGCCGACGTGGACGCCGACCGCGCTCACGCTTTCGTAG
- a CDS encoding high-potential iron-sulfur protein, whose translation MNENDTPISRGGMLQRMAVAPIAIGAFAALQAEADAAASIDKKTAAYVDHPNHGQQCSGCNLFLPAKKNPMKSDGACKLVKGSISPHGWCKFYSPKPHH comes from the coding sequence ATGAACGAGAACGACACGCCGATCTCACGCGGCGGCATGCTCCAAAGAATGGCCGTCGCCCCGATCGCGATCGGCGCGTTTGCAGCCCTGCAGGCGGAGGCCGACGCCGCCGCCTCGATCGACAAGAAGACAGCCGCCTACGTCGACCATCCGAATCACGGCCAGCAGTGCTCGGGCTGCAACCTCTTCCTGCCCGCGAAGAAGAACCCGATGAAGTCCGACGGAGCTTGCAAGCTGGTCAAAGGCAGCATCAGCCCGCACGGCTGGTGCAAGTTCTACTCGCCGAAGCCGCACCACTAG